From Afipia carboxidovorans OM5, one genomic window encodes:
- a CDS encoding alpha/beta fold hydrolase, whose amino-acid sequence MRRTITTIAALVALAGVAYFAAVTWGVKHEALALYDATRQRPVEADVAVRRDVEMRAEAGLTTMPVVVISHGNTVRFNEYSFLSNFFAGRGYLAICIQHDLASDAPLVTRTGEPYAGREPVYTRGVANIRFVLDEVARRYPHANYRHLTLVGHSNGGDIAMYFAKRYPDRVADVVTLDNLRVPLEGAFRILTFRSKDPEFVPDVGVVPRVNGERITVVNTQFRHNDMSDRGPDSMKLSIEDTLGKFLDKDSELAPVNTDKINVPPPASDPLAEARRK is encoded by the coding sequence GTGCGGCGAACGATCACGACCATCGCCGCTTTGGTCGCGCTCGCGGGCGTTGCCTATTTCGCGGCTGTCACCTGGGGTGTGAAGCATGAGGCCCTGGCGCTTTATGACGCCACGCGCCAGCGCCCGGTGGAAGCCGACGTGGCGGTGCGGCGCGATGTCGAAATGCGGGCCGAGGCCGGCCTGACGACGATGCCTGTCGTTGTCATCAGTCACGGCAATACCGTTCGCTTCAACGAATATTCCTTCCTGTCGAATTTCTTTGCTGGACGTGGCTACCTCGCGATCTGCATCCAGCATGACCTTGCGAGCGATGCGCCGCTCGTCACCAGGACGGGCGAGCCCTATGCCGGCCGTGAACCGGTCTATACGCGAGGCGTCGCCAATATTCGCTTCGTACTCGATGAGGTCGCGAGGCGCTACCCGCATGCCAATTACAGGCACCTCACGCTGGTCGGCCATTCCAATGGCGGCGACATCGCGATGTACTTCGCGAAACGATATCCCGACCGGGTGGCCGACGTCGTAACGCTCGACAATTTACGCGTGCCGCTGGAAGGTGCGTTCCGGATTCTGACCTTCCGCTCGAAGGACCCGGAGTTCGTGCCGGACGTGGGGGTGGTGCCGCGTGTGAACGGGGAGCGCATCACGGTCGTCAACACTCAATTCCGCCATAACGACATGTCGGACCGGGGACCGGACAGCATGAAGCTCAGCATCGAGGATACGCTCGGCAAATTTCTGGATAAAGATAGCGAGCTTGCGCCGGTCAACACCGATAAGATCAACGTGCCGCCGCCCGCGAGCGATCCGCTTGCCGAGGCCAGACGAAAGTGA
- the panC gene encoding pantoate--beta-alanine ligase: MASSSPLVARTLPALQRSLETLRKRHASVALVPTMGALHDGHISLVRLAKRRANKVVVSIFVNPTQFAPHEDYGSYPRTWKTDAAKLATEGVDLIWNPDAALMYPEGFATSIHLEGPATAGLEDRFRPHFFGGVAIVVAKLLAQVRPDVAIFGEKDYQQLKVVTQMTRDLNLGPRIVGAPIMRERDGLAMSSRNLYLSPEQRKAAPALHRSMKQVVRLLRQGEDPAATLKAGAKLITDAGFKLDYLEARHAETLAPLSQIGREPGRLLAAATIGTTRLIDNMKI; this comes from the coding sequence ATGGCCTCTTCTTCTCCCCTCGTTGCCCGTACCCTGCCCGCGCTGCAGCGCAGCCTCGAGACCCTGCGCAAACGCCACGCGAGCGTCGCGCTGGTACCGACCATGGGCGCGCTCCATGACGGACATATCTCGCTGGTGCGGCTTGCCAAGCGCCGGGCGAACAAGGTCGTGGTCTCGATCTTCGTCAACCCGACGCAGTTTGCGCCGCATGAGGATTACGGCTCCTACCCGCGGACCTGGAAGACTGACGCGGCGAAGCTCGCGACCGAGGGCGTCGACCTGATCTGGAATCCCGACGCCGCACTGATGTATCCGGAAGGCTTTGCCACCAGCATTCACCTTGAAGGCCCCGCGACAGCCGGGCTTGAGGATCGCTTCCGCCCGCATTTCTTCGGCGGCGTTGCCATCGTCGTTGCCAAACTGCTTGCGCAGGTGCGCCCCGACGTCGCGATCTTCGGCGAGAAGGACTATCAGCAGTTGAAGGTGGTGACGCAGATGACGCGCGACCTCAATCTCGGTCCGCGCATCGTCGGTGCGCCGATCATGCGCGAGCGCGATGGTCTCGCGATGTCCTCGCGCAATCTCTATCTGTCGCCGGAGCAGCGGAAGGCTGCACCCGCGCTGCACCGTTCAATGAAGCAAGTCGTGCGGCTGCTGCGCCAGGGCGAGGATCCCGCCGCGACGCTCAAAGCCGGCGCCAAGCTCATCACCGATGCCGGCTTCAAACTCGATTATCTCGAAGCGCGCCACGCCGAGACGCTGGCACCACTGTCGCAGATCGGCCGCGAGCCGGGACGGCTCCTCGCCGCCGCGACGATCGGCACCACGCGGCTGATCGACAATATGAAGATCTAG
- a CDS encoding DUF1489 family protein: MPLHLVKLSVGSTSFRDLKEWIDARAKASRTKTKPIRHTHVTRMTPKREAELLDGGSIYWVIKGEITARQKLVAIEPFRDKDGIGRCRLVMETKLIPVSPRPMRAFQGWRYLDAKSAPPDLRGSPQGLADMPEPMRRELRELGLL; this comes from the coding sequence ATGCCGCTGCATCTCGTCAAACTGTCCGTCGGCTCGACGTCGTTTCGTGATCTGAAGGAATGGATCGACGCGCGCGCGAAAGCTTCGCGCACCAAGACCAAGCCCATCCGCCACACCCACGTCACGCGCATGACGCCGAAGCGCGAGGCGGAACTGCTCGACGGCGGCTCGATCTACTGGGTCATCAAGGGAGAGATCACCGCACGGCAGAAGCTCGTTGCAATCGAGCCGTTCCGCGACAAGGACGGCATTGGGCGCTGCCGTCTCGTGATGGAAACCAAACTCATCCCGGTCTCGCCACGACCAATGCGCGCGTTCCAGGGCTGGCGCTATCTCGATGCGAAAAGTGCGCCGCCGGATTTGCGCGGCTCGCCGCAGGGGCTCGCGGACATGCCCGAACCGATGCGCCGAGAGTTGCGCGAACTCGGGTTGCTGTAA
- a CDS encoding DUF3253 domain-containing protein codes for MPLDSPALTPSAPALKLEDAILAILRGADRKTLSAPEIAHAIAEGSEWHALLVPIRRAAVALAQAGRLVIYRHGKPVDPNDFRGVYRLGLPRQD; via the coding sequence ATGCCTCTCGATTCGCCCGCCCTCACGCCCTCCGCACCAGCCCTCAAGCTTGAAGATGCGATCCTCGCGATCCTACGCGGCGCGGATCGTAAAACCTTGAGCGCACCGGAGATCGCTCATGCGATCGCCGAGGGAAGCGAATGGCATGCACTGCTCGTTCCGATCCGCCGCGCGGCCGTCGCGCTCGCGCAAGCGGGGCGGCTCGTGATCTACCGGCACGGCAAGCCGGTCGATCCGAACGATTTCCGTGGCGTCTACCGGCTGGGTCTGCCGCGGCAGGACTGA
- a CDS encoding aldo/keto reductase gives MQFVEAGGARIPILGLGTFGIEGRDCSRAVEQALRLGYRLIDTAQIYDNEREVGDGIRASGVPRNDVFLITKVWTTRFAPNELVRSVKDSVSRLRAEIDLLLLHWPNPQVPLAETLQALAKVKELGLARHIGLSNFTVALMEEAVALSREPLICDQVEYHPYLDQTKIINACRAHGLAAIAYSPLAKGRIKNDETLIGIGRKYGKSPAQICLRWLIQQNVVAIPRTSKVERLSENLDVFDFVLSEDDIARLFAMGSPEGRITNFGFAPQWD, from the coding sequence ATGCAATTCGTCGAAGCAGGTGGAGCGCGCATACCGATCCTGGGTCTCGGCACTTTCGGGATCGAGGGGCGTGATTGCTCGCGCGCGGTGGAGCAGGCGCTGCGTCTCGGCTATAGGCTGATCGATACCGCGCAGATTTACGACAACGAACGCGAAGTGGGTGACGGCATCCGCGCCTCGGGCGTTCCGCGCAACGACGTATTTCTTATCACGAAGGTCTGGACCACGCGGTTTGCACCGAACGAGCTCGTGCGCTCTGTCAAGGATAGCGTGTCGCGGCTGCGCGCGGAGATCGACCTTCTGCTGTTGCACTGGCCGAACCCGCAGGTGCCGCTTGCGGAAACGCTGCAGGCGCTGGCGAAGGTCAAGGAGCTTGGGCTTGCTCGCCACATCGGCCTGTCGAATTTCACCGTCGCGTTGATGGAGGAGGCGGTCGCGTTAAGCCGCGAGCCGCTGATCTGCGATCAGGTCGAGTATCATCCCTATCTCGACCAGACCAAGATCATCAACGCATGCCGCGCGCATGGCCTTGCGGCGATCGCCTATAGCCCGCTTGCGAAGGGGCGCATCAAGAACGACGAGACGCTCATCGGGATCGGTCGCAAATACGGCAAGTCGCCCGCGCAGATTTGCCTGCGCTGGCTGATCCAGCAGAATGTCGTGGCCATTCCCCGCACCTCGAAGGTCGAGCGCCTGTCGGAAAATCTCGACGTGTTCGATTTCGTGCTCAGCGAGGACGACATAGCGCGACTGTTTGCGATGGGCTCGCCGGAAGGACGCATCACCAATTTCGGATTCGCACCGCAGTGGGATTGA
- a CDS encoding glutathione S-transferase family protein, whose protein sequence is MSLTLYIGNKNYSSWSFRPWLAMKATNIPFEEVFIPIYTDAKDKQRLLDVSPAGKVPILVDGEVTVWDSIAIIEYLAEKFPQARLWPQDSALRAHARAISAEMHGGFGSLRRECGMNIHRPIRAKALSEEARENIARVQEIWTDCCKRYGEAGPFLFGTFSAADAMYAPVVHRFRTYDIEVTPPVRAYMDTMLVHPAFAQWTAEALAETLMIERFEAD, encoded by the coding sequence ATGAGTCTCACTCTCTACATCGGCAACAAGAACTATTCGTCATGGTCATTCCGGCCATGGCTTGCGATGAAGGCGACGAACATTCCCTTCGAGGAAGTGTTCATCCCGATCTACACCGACGCGAAGGACAAGCAGCGCCTCCTCGACGTCTCGCCTGCAGGCAAGGTGCCCATCCTGGTCGATGGCGAAGTCACGGTCTGGGACTCGATTGCGATCATCGAATACCTCGCCGAGAAGTTTCCGCAGGCACGGCTGTGGCCACAGGATTCCGCTTTGCGGGCTCATGCGCGCGCCATCAGCGCCGAGATGCATGGCGGGTTCGGTAGCCTGCGCCGGGAGTGCGGCATGAACATCCACCGCCCGATCCGCGCCAAGGCGCTGTCGGAGGAGGCGAGGGAGAACATCGCGCGCGTTCAGGAGATCTGGACCGACTGCTGCAAGCGGTACGGGGAGGCGGGACCGTTCCTGTTCGGCACGTTCTCGGCGGCGGACGCGATGTATGCGCCCGTGGTGCATCGCTTCCGAACCTACGACATCGAGGTCACCCCGCCGGTCCGGGCGTATATGGATACCATGTTGGTCCATCCGGCCTTCGCGCAATGGACGGCGGAGGCGCTTGCGGAGACCCTCATGATCGAGCGATTCGAGGCCGATTGA
- a CDS encoding helix-turn-helix domain-containing protein: MKRLRLKADGRIVEVVDGEEAPFVVETAPALPSEAAVTPHVRELRLRAKLTQAEFATKLCVPIETIRNWEQGKRSPRGPARALLAVIAHAPDMVFAALAANSPRA; encoded by the coding sequence ATGAAGCGGTTGCGGCTGAAGGCAGACGGACGGATCGTCGAGGTGGTCGACGGCGAGGAGGCTCCTTTTGTCGTGGAGACTGCTCCGGCGTTGCCGTCCGAGGCGGCTGTGACGCCTCATGTGCGTGAATTGCGGCTGCGGGCGAAGCTCACCCAGGCCGAATTCGCGACCAAGCTATGCGTCCCGATTGAGACCATTCGCAACTGGGAGCAGGGCAAGCGCTCGCCGCGCGGGCCTGCGCGTGCGCTTCTCGCCGTGATCGCCCATGCGCCGGACATGGTATTCGCCGCTCTTGCGGCAAACAGCCCGCGAGCCTGA
- a CDS encoding YdcF family protein produces the protein MSYLATRLFGFLVTPSNLVATICLLGLLLTLVRWRKAGARISAAGIALLLVCGFSPLGNWLLLPLSERFPAWHDDGRAPDGIVVLGGAISPDLTAERGTAELNASAERMTAAAELARRFPNAKIVLSGGNANVFHPLSTEAEVGRVLLENLGVAADRIVREDRSRNTYENAIFTRDVVKPKPGERWLLVTSAYHMPRAIGVFRAANFPVEAYPIDWRTSGWKEAGRPFLKLSAGLARLDTAAREWVGLIGYRLAGRTDEWFPAP, from the coding sequence ATGTCTTATCTCGCCACGCGCCTCTTCGGATTTCTCGTCACACCGTCCAATCTCGTTGCGACGATCTGTCTGCTCGGGCTTCTGCTCACGCTCGTGCGCTGGAGAAAGGCAGGAGCACGCATCAGTGCGGCCGGCATCGCGTTGCTGCTGGTATGCGGATTTTCACCGCTCGGAAACTGGCTGCTGCTGCCGTTGTCGGAGCGTTTTCCGGCCTGGCATGACGATGGCCGCGCACCGGACGGAATCGTCGTGCTTGGCGGCGCGATCAGCCCGGATCTCACGGCAGAGCGCGGGACGGCTGAACTGAATGCTTCGGCGGAGCGAATGACGGCAGCGGCCGAACTCGCGCGCCGCTTTCCGAATGCAAAGATCGTGTTGAGCGGTGGCAACGCCAATGTCTTCCATCCGCTATCGACCGAAGCGGAAGTGGGGCGCGTGCTGCTCGAGAATCTCGGCGTCGCGGCGGATCGTATCGTGAGGGAAGATCGCTCGCGCAATACCTACGAGAATGCGATTTTCACGCGTGACGTTGTGAAGCCCAAGCCAGGCGAGCGCTGGCTTCTGGTGACGTCGGCTTATCATATGCCGCGCGCAATCGGCGTATTCCGCGCGGCGAACTTTCCTGTCGAGGCTTATCCGATCGACTGGCGCACCAGCGGCTGGAAGGAGGCGGGTCGGCCTTTCCTCAAGTTGAGTGCAGGACTCGCGCGGCTCGATACCGCGGCGCGTGAATGGGTCGGCCTGATCGGCTATCGGCTTGCGGGCCGCACGGATGAATGGTTTCCCGCGCCGTAG